A segment of the Poseidonibacter antarcticus genome:
ATACATTACCTCGTCAACTACAGCTCTTGACATATGTTTTGTTTCAACAACTACATGCTTTAAGTGTAAGCTTTCTAATGCTTTTTTCTCACCATCAGTGGTAACAGTAACAATGGTTTTAACATTATTTGTTAAAGTATCAACAGCTTCACAAATTAATTGTAATGCATCAGGATTATTAACTGCAACAATAACAGCTGAAGAGCTCATTATATTTACTGAATTTAAAATATGTTTTTGTGCTGCATTTCCAAAAACAATAGGTTCTTTTCTCTCTTGTCCTAATTGGTAAAACTGTACATTATGCTCTATAATTATATATTTTTGACCAACTGCTTTTAATTCTTCAACGATTGATTGTCCATATCTTCCATATCCTAATACTACAACATGATCTTGTAAATCTTTATCCAAACTATAAGAAGCAGGAGCCACCATTACATTATCACTAATTACTAAGCCTGCTACTTTTTTTAGATTTTTTAGAATAATTGGTGTTAAGATCATTGATATTACAATTGTTACAATTAAAATTTGAGAATAAGTAGGGTCAACTAAATCTTGACTTCTTCCTAATTCTAAAATTGCTAAAGAAAACTCTCCAATTTGAATTAATGAAAAGGCAGTTTTAAAGGCAACTCTTTTTGTATCTTCTAATTTTACTAATGTGTAAATAATTATATATTTTAATCCCATTAATAAAGGAAGCAAAATAAGAATAATTAAAATATAATCTGCCATTACACCAAAATTAATTTGCATTCCAACTGTTATAAAAAAGACTCCTAATAATATATTTCTAAAAGGAATAAGATCAGCCTCAACTTGATGCTTAAATTTTGTTTCAGAAATCATCATACCT
Coding sequences within it:
- a CDS encoding cation:proton antiporter, whose product is MLGIIVATLSIALVINLILKRFQLPTIIGYIFTGTIIAYLFNLHEAVNNHDLKEIAEFGVVFLMFTIGLEFSIEHLKKMKKEVFVTGSLQIIITTLVVCLVSYYIIGLDIKTSMVIGAALSLSSTAIVLKTFNETKEIKKPYGKRVLGILIMQDIAVIPILLMISFFTMNDDKSVVFMILNTLLAAVVLLALLFVSGKYLLEPFLTHVSKTKSDELFVASVLLLAIGSSYLAYYFGFSYSLGAFIAGMMISETKFKHQVEADLIPFRNILLGVFFITVGMQINFGVMADYILIILILLPLLMGLKYIIIYTLVKLEDTKRVAFKTAFSLIQIGEFSLAILELGRSQDLVDPTYSQILIVTIVISMILTPIILKNLKKVAGLVISDNVMVAPASYSLDKDLQDHVVVLGYGRYGQSIVEELKAVGQKYIIIEHNVQFYQLGQERKEPIVFGNAAQKHILNSVNIMSSSAVIVAVNNPDALQLICEAVDTLTNNVKTIVTVTTDGEKKALESLHLKHVVVETKHMSRAVVDEVMYCSLD